One Oryza glaberrima chromosome 11, OglaRS2, whole genome shotgun sequence genomic region harbors:
- the LOC127754522 gene encoding transcription factor JAMYB: MEMVLQRSHHPVPGQEQQEAAAELSSAELRRGPWTVDEDLTLINYISDHGEGRWNVLARAAGLKRTGKSCRLRWLNYLRPDVKRGNFTAEEQLLILDLHSRWGNRWSKIAQHLPGRTDNEIKNYWRTRVQKHAKQLNCDVNSKRFKDAMKYLWMPRLAERIHARAGADDDSRDYSNNDLSCVSGVTMATVANCFDGSPSMVTSSSSDSFTSESQDLKKINLHVHGDDEKMNSEDWMQEVDHEFWSTEIQPNNEQFQDQQLNGWVQGFSEGLSETLWSLEDIWKMQ, translated from the exons ATGGAGATGGTGCTGCAGAGGAGCCACCACCCGGTGCCCGGGCAGGagcagcaggaggcggcggcggagctgtcGTCGGCTGAGCTCCGGCGAGGGCCATGGACCGTCGACGAGGACCTCACCCTCATCAATTACATCTCTGATCACGGCGAGGGCCGCTGGAACGTACTCGCGCGTGCCGCCG GTCTGAAGAGGACTGGGAAGAGCTGCCGGCTCCGGTGGCTGAACTATCTCCGGCCGGATGTGAAGCGCGGCAACTTCACCGCAGAGGAGCAGCTGCTCATCCTCGACCTCCACTCCCGATGGGGCAACCg ATGGTCCAAGATAGCACAACATTTGCCTGGGAGGACCgacaacgagatcaagaactacTGGAGGACCAGAGTGCAAAAGCATGCCAAGCAACTCAATTGTGATGTCAACAGCAAGAGGTTCAAGGATGCTATGAAGTACCTGTGGATGCCTCGCCTTGCCGAGCGCATCCATGCCAGGGCTGGTGCTGATGATGATAGCAGAGACTACAGCAACAACGACTTATCATGTGTATCTGGTGTAACAATGGCCACTGTTGCTAATTGTTTTGATGGCTCTCCGAGCATGGTGACTAGCTCATCTTCCGATTCGTTCACGTCGGAGTCACAAGATTTGAAGAAGATTAACTTACATGTGCATGGTGATGATGAGAAGATGAACTCTGAAGACTGGATGCAGGAGGTGGACCATGAGTTTTGGTCTACAGAGATTCAGCCTAATAATGAACAGTTTCAGGACCAACAGCTCAACGGTTGGGTGCAAGGCTTTTCTGAGGGTTTGTCCGAAACTCTATGGAGTCTAGAGGACATATGGAAGATGCAATAA